In a genomic window of Poecilia reticulata strain Guanapo linkage group LG22, Guppy_female_1.0+MT, whole genome shotgun sequence:
- the cdc25b gene encoding M-phase inducer phosphatase 2 isoform X1, translating into MPIRRINSLPPQLLGFSPALKGQETDSNRYGIFGQQPQQMKPSVSQFDNKENMPEEFFEFKKPSKPASRCRGRSFNGGHLKDAFAARPSSAPALMISSPPPIQQLEYDSSPIFLRRSSLTSSLNDDEDDGFLDVLDDDMVDDSGMPTGMASLLTAPLMADNTGEDSPIVRCRPRNLFRSPSMPSPVSRPAMKRPDCPADENTPVRVKRRRSVAGTPFTKLDQSPESPRKNCSLLQRSKSFCHTEIEKLLDKSDGSSELIGDFTKPFVLPTVDGKHQDLKYITSEMMVAALTGQFDHLVDQVIVIDCRYPYEFEGGHIKGALNLHQEDQVEDFLLKTPIIPSCPEKRVVIVFHCEFSSERGPRMCRFVRERDRAVNVYPNLHYPELYILKGGYKDFFPFFQTQCEPQSYRPMHHEDFKDDLRKCRLKSRTWAGERSKRDMYCRLKKW; encoded by the exons ATGCCAATTAGAAGAATCAACTCATTGCCa CCCCAGCTCCTTGGCTTCAGTCCGGCTCTGAAAGGACAGGAGACGGATTCCAATCGCTACGGAATATTTGGCCAGCAGCCTCAACAAATGAAGCCCTCCGTCTCTCAGTTTGACAACAAGGAGAACATGCCAGAG gAGTTCTTTGAATTCAAGAAACCATCCAAGCCCGCGTCTCGGTGTCGCGGGCGCTCCTTCAACGGAGGACATTTAAAGGACGCCTTCGCCGCCCGTCCTAGCTCTGCTCCAGCTCTCATG ATCTCTTCTCCTCCGCCGATCCAGCAGCTTGAATACGATTCAAGCCCCATTTTCCTGAGGCGCTCCTCCCTGACCTCCTCTCTGAACGACGACGAAGACGACGGCTTTTTGGACGTACTCGATGACGACATGGTG GATGACTCTGGGATGCCAACAGGAATGGCGAGCTTGCTCACTGCACCGCTTATGGCTGACAATACAGGAGAGGACTCT CCCATCGTCCGGTGTCGGCCACGGAACCTGTTTCGCTCTCCCTCCATGCCCAGCCCGGTGTCCCGCCCCGCCATGAAGCGTCCCGACTGCCCTGCAGATGAAAACACTCCTGTGAGGGTGAAGAGGCGGCGGAGCGTCGCAGGAACACCTTTCACCAAGCTGGACCAAAGTCCAGAATCTCCAAGAAAG AATTGTTCGCTGCTCCAGCGGTCCAAGTCCTTCTGTCACACAGAGATCGAGAAGCTTCTGGACAAGTCGGACGGCTCCAGTGAGCTGATCGGAGACTTCACTAAG ccTTTCGTTCTTCCAACGGTGGATGGAAAACATCAAGACCTCAAGTACATTACCTCAGAAATG ATGGTGGCAGCTCTCACCGGCCAGTTTGATCACCTCGTAGATCAGGTCATCGTCATAGACTGCCGCTACCCCTACGAGTTTGAAGGTGGACACATCAAA GGGGCTTTGAACCTCCACCAAGAAGACCAAGTGGAGGATTTCCTCCTCAAGACCCCCATCATCCCCTCCTGCCCAGAGAAGCGAGTCGTCATCGTCTTCCACTGCGAGTTCTCGTCGGAGCGCGGCCCTCGAATGTGCCGCTTCGTCAGGGAACGGGACCGCGCCGTCAACGTGTATCCCAATCTCCACTACCCCGAACTTTACATCCTCAAGGGCGGATACAAAGACTTCTTCCCTTTTTTCCAG ACCCAGTGTGAGCCCCAGTCCTACCGGCCGATGCACCACGAAGACTTCAAGGACGACCTGAGGAAATGCCGCCTGAAAAGTCGAACCTGGGCCGGAGAGCGCAGCAAGCGGGACATGTACTGCCGCCTGAAGAAATGGTGA
- the cdc25b gene encoding M-phase inducer phosphatase 2 isoform X2 encodes MDIAEFFEFKKPSKPASRCRGRSFNGGHLKDAFAARPSSAPALMISSPPPIQQLEYDSSPIFLRRSSLTSSLNDDEDDGFLDVLDDDMVDDSGMPTGMASLLTAPLMADNTGEDSPIVRCRPRNLFRSPSMPSPVSRPAMKRPDCPADENTPVRVKRRRSVAGTPFTKLDQSPESPRKNCSLLQRSKSFCHTEIEKLLDKSDGSSELIGDFTKPFVLPTVDGKHQDLKYITSEMMVAALTGQFDHLVDQVIVIDCRYPYEFEGGHIKGALNLHQEDQVEDFLLKTPIIPSCPEKRVVIVFHCEFSSERGPRMCRFVRERDRAVNVYPNLHYPELYILKGGYKDFFPFFQTQCEPQSYRPMHHEDFKDDLRKCRLKSRTWAGERSKRDMYCRLKKW; translated from the exons ATGGATATCGCT gAGTTCTTTGAATTCAAGAAACCATCCAAGCCCGCGTCTCGGTGTCGCGGGCGCTCCTTCAACGGAGGACATTTAAAGGACGCCTTCGCCGCCCGTCCTAGCTCTGCTCCAGCTCTCATG ATCTCTTCTCCTCCGCCGATCCAGCAGCTTGAATACGATTCAAGCCCCATTTTCCTGAGGCGCTCCTCCCTGACCTCCTCTCTGAACGACGACGAAGACGACGGCTTTTTGGACGTACTCGATGACGACATGGTG GATGACTCTGGGATGCCAACAGGAATGGCGAGCTTGCTCACTGCACCGCTTATGGCTGACAATACAGGAGAGGACTCT CCCATCGTCCGGTGTCGGCCACGGAACCTGTTTCGCTCTCCCTCCATGCCCAGCCCGGTGTCCCGCCCCGCCATGAAGCGTCCCGACTGCCCTGCAGATGAAAACACTCCTGTGAGGGTGAAGAGGCGGCGGAGCGTCGCAGGAACACCTTTCACCAAGCTGGACCAAAGTCCAGAATCTCCAAGAAAG AATTGTTCGCTGCTCCAGCGGTCCAAGTCCTTCTGTCACACAGAGATCGAGAAGCTTCTGGACAAGTCGGACGGCTCCAGTGAGCTGATCGGAGACTTCACTAAG ccTTTCGTTCTTCCAACGGTGGATGGAAAACATCAAGACCTCAAGTACATTACCTCAGAAATG ATGGTGGCAGCTCTCACCGGCCAGTTTGATCACCTCGTAGATCAGGTCATCGTCATAGACTGCCGCTACCCCTACGAGTTTGAAGGTGGACACATCAAA GGGGCTTTGAACCTCCACCAAGAAGACCAAGTGGAGGATTTCCTCCTCAAGACCCCCATCATCCCCTCCTGCCCAGAGAAGCGAGTCGTCATCGTCTTCCACTGCGAGTTCTCGTCGGAGCGCGGCCCTCGAATGTGCCGCTTCGTCAGGGAACGGGACCGCGCCGTCAACGTGTATCCCAATCTCCACTACCCCGAACTTTACATCCTCAAGGGCGGATACAAAGACTTCTTCCCTTTTTTCCAG ACCCAGTGTGAGCCCCAGTCCTACCGGCCGATGCACCACGAAGACTTCAAGGACGACCTGAGGAAATGCCGCCTGAAAAGTCGAACCTGGGCCGGAGAGCGCAGCAAGCGGGACATGTACTGCCGCCTGAAGAAATGGTGA